Proteins from a genomic interval of Diceros bicornis minor isolate mBicDic1 chromosome 34, mDicBic1.mat.cur, whole genome shotgun sequence:
- the LOC131397634 gene encoding sulfotransferase 2A1-like, whose protein sequence is MSTARLDLTLEAEYGYNSLKDKEGPRLISSHLPIQLIPKSLFSSKAKVIYLIRSPRDILVSGYFFQSKLNFIKKPESLEQYFEWFTQGNVLYGSWFDHTHGWMSMRGKENFLILSYEELKWDTRTRSTVEKICQFIGKKLEPEELNSLLKNSSFHIMKENKMSNYSLLHGQYFNEKNASLMRKAIYGDWKNYFMVAQAEAFDKIFQEKMADVPQEMFPWE, encoded by the exons ATGAGCACTGCCAGATTAGATTTGACCCTAGAGGCTGAGTATGGATATAATTCACTGAAGGATAAGGAAGGCCCCCGCCTCATCAGCTCCCACCTCCCCATCCAACTCATCCCCAAGTCTCTCTTCAGTTCCAAGGCCAAG GTGATTTATCTCATCAGAAGTCCCAGAGATATTCTAGTGTCTGGTTATTTTTTCCAGAGTAAGTTGAATTTTATTAAGAAGCCAGAGTCACTGGAACAATATTTTGAATGGTTCACCCAAGGAAATG TGCTGTATGGATCCTGGTTTGACCACACTCATGGCTGGATGTCCATGAGAGGGAAGGAGAACTTCCTGATACTGAGTTATGAAGAGCTGAAATGG gaCACAAGAACAAGAAGCACTGTAGAGAAGATCTGCCAATTCATCGGCAAGAAATTAGAACCAGAAGAACTGAACTCCCTCCTCAAGAATAGCTCCTTCCACATCATGAAAGAAAACAAGATGTCCAATTATTCCCTCCTGCATGGTCAGTATTTTAATGAGAAGAATGCATCACTTATgagaaaag CCATTTATGGGGACTGGAAAAATTACTTCATGGTGGCACAAGCTGAAGCCTTTGATAAAATATTCCAGGAGAAGATGGCGGATGTTCCTCAAGAGATGTTCCCATGGGAATAA